The Halomonas sp. THAF5a genome segment GAGAGGCCCACCACCTCGACCTCCAGGGTGTCCCAGCCCTGGGGGACGCGGATCAGGGCGCCGACCTCGACGCCCTTGCTGGTCTTGGCCCGGCCGCCGTTGTAGTGGACCTTGCCGCCCTCGATGGCCTTCTTGGCGAGCGCCCGGGTCTTGAAGAAGCGCGCCGCCCAGAGCCACTTGTCGAGGCGCACGCTACTCATTCCCGGCCTCCCTCGGCGAGGACATCGTGGCGCGGCGGGTACGCCTCGGGCAGCAGGCGGGCGAAGCGGTCCAGGGCGATGAACTCCTCGAGCTCCTTCTCGGGGCGGCCGCTGTCGGGCTGCTTGATGCCCAGCAGGTGGCGGATGCCGAATTCCCGGGCGCTCTCGAGCACGGCGGCGTTATCGTCGATGAAGAGGGTCCGCGCGGGATCGAAGGGCTCGACCTCCTGCAGCGCGAACCAGAACCCCTGCTCCTCCTTGGGCACGCCCAGGTCCGCCGAGGAGACGATGGCATCGAGATACTCCTCGAGGCCGGTCAACGGCAGCTTGAGCGCCAGGCTCTCGCGGTCGGCGTTGGTGGCCAGCACCACCCGGGGATGCGCCGCCTTCAGCCACCGCAGGAAGTCCAGGGCGTCGCCGCGCAGGCCGATCAGGTGCTGCACCTCGCGCTTGAGGGCGACCACGTCGACGCCCAGCTCCCGGCTCCAGTAGGCCAGGCTGTACCAGTTGAGGGTGCCCTGCTCGCGGATGATCCGCGCGCGGATCTCGTCCTGGGTCGAATCGTCCAGGCGATGCAGCTCGACGTAGCGCCGCGGCAGGTGCTCGAGCCAGAAGTGGCTGTCGAAGTGCAGGTCCAGCAGGGTGCCGTCCATGTCCAGCAGGACGGTATCGATGGCGCGCCAGTCGATCATCGCTACTCCGGGAATGAGTCGGGCGGTGGAAACGTAGTATTGTATCGAATCGCCCGGCGTGACGCATATCGCCCCCTTCCCTGGCCTGGATCGCGCGCCGCCATCCGTTCGCCACACGGAGTTCCGCCATGTCCGACCCGCACGACAGCGGCCACCACTGGCCCACACGACCGCACATCCTCGACCGGCGCAGCGTGGCGCGCAGCCGCCTGTTCCACGTGGAGGAGCTCGACCTGCGCTTCGCCAACGGCGCCGAGCGCACCTTCGAACGGCTCACCGGCAGCGGCCAGGGGGTCGGCGCGGTGATGATCGTGGCCATGCCGGACCCGGAGCACGTGCTGCTGATCCGGGAGTACGCCGCCGGCTTCGAGGAGTACGTGCTGACGCTGCCCAAGGGGCTCGTGGACCCCGGCGAGGACCTGGTCACCGCGGCCAACCGCGAGCTGATGGAGGAGTGCGGCTTCGGGGCGCATCGCATCGAGCCGCTGGTGGAGCTGTCGCTGGCCCCCAACTACATGCGCCATCGCATGCAGGTGCTGCTGGCCACCGACCTCTACCCGAAGCGCCTGCCCGGCGACGAGCCGGAGCCGCTGATCGTCGAGACCCACGCCATCGACGAGCTCTCGGGACTGCTGGCCCGGGAGGACTTCCACGAGGCACGCGCCATCGCGGCGCTCTTTATCGCCCGGGACAAGCTGCGCAGCGAGGCCCCCGACGACACCGGGCTCTGGTAAGCCCGACGGGATCGCCCGGACCGGGCGATCCAGACCGCTGGGCCGACTACCGGCTGTGCAACCGGCGGCGCTTGCTGCCGCCCTCCTTGAGCTTCACCCAGCGCCCCTGGCGATAGCTGTCGAGCCCGGTCTCGAGCAGCGTCATCACCTCCAGGGCCGACTCGCCGGTCACCGGCGGCGGCGTGCCCCTGAGCAGCGTCTCGGCGATGCCGTCGTAGTAGGCGGTGTAGTCCCCCGGCACGACCGGCGCCTCGCGGCTGACCAGGGCCGCGGCCTCCTGCCCCCCCTCTCCCTCGTCGAGGGTCAGGGTGCCGGGCGAGGCGTCCAGGCCCCAGCCGGGCGTCGGCCGCTGGCCCGCCTTGAGCCAGCCTTCCTGGGGGTCCCGGCCGTACTTGACGAAGCTACCGCGGGTCCCGTGGACGCGGAAGCGCGGGGTCGGCTCGGCCACCAGCGAGCTCGCCTGAAGGGTCACCCGCAGGCGGTCATACTCCAGCAGCGCCAGGAAGTCGTCGTCCACCTCGGCCCCCTCGCGGGCGGTGGCGAGTTCCAGCAGGATCGCCCGGGGCATGCCGAAGAGCTCCCGGGCCTGATCGAGCAGGTGCGGCCCGAGGTCGTACCAGATGCCTGCGCCCGGCTGGTGGCGATCCCGCCAGCGGTCGGTGACGTGGGGGCGGAAGCGGTCGAAGCGCGACTCCAGGGACACGACCCGCCCCAGGGCGCCGTCGTCGATCAGCGACCGGAGGGTCAGGAAATCGCTGTCCCAGCGGCGGTTGTGGAAGACGCTGAGGAGGCGATCCGCCCGGTCGGCCTGAGCCTTGAGCAGGCGCGCCTCGGAGGCGGTGACGCTGAACGGCTTGTCGATCACCACGTGCTTGCCGGCGTTGAGGGCCGCCTTCGCCAGGGGAAAGTGCGTCTCGTTGGGGGTGGCGATCACCACCAGGTCGATATCGCGCCGGGCGAAGAGCGCCGCCGCCTTGGGCAGGACCTCCACCGCCGGCAGGTCGGCCCCGACCCGCTCGGCATCGCGACTGACCACGGCGTTGAGCTCCAGGCTCGGCGAGGCCTGGATCAGCGGCGCGTGGAAGGTACGCCCCGCCAGGCCGAACCCCACCAGGCCCACGCCGATCGTCTGTGTCTTCATCGTGCTGGCTTCCCTGCAGGTATCACGGGCCCGGCACTCGCCGGGCTGGTCTCGCCGCTGGTGGCCTGCCGGCCTAGTCCAGCTTCGTCAGGTCGCGCACCGCACCCTTGTCGGCGGAGGTGGCCAGCAGCGCATAGGCCTTGAGCGCCGCCGATACCTTGCGCACTCGCTGGATGCTCGGCTTCCAGGCGTCGCGGCCACGCGCCTCCTGAGCCTCGCGACGCTCGGCGAGGGCCTCGTCGGAGAGCAGCACGTCGATGGTGCGGTTGGGGATGTCGATACGAATGCGATCGCCGTTCTCGACCAGGCCGATGGCGCCGCCCGCCGCCGCCTCCGGCGAGACGTGGCCGATGGAGAGCCCCGAGGTGCCGCCGGAGAAGCGCCCATCGGTGAGCAGCGCGCACGCCTTGCCGAGCCCCTTGGATTTCAGGTAGCTGGTCGGATAGAGCATCTCCTGCATGCCCGGCCCGCCCTTGGGGCCCTCGTAGCGGATCACCACCACGTCGCCCTCGCTGACCCGGTCGGCGAGGATGTCCGCCACCGCCTGGTCCTGGGACTCGACCACGTGGGCGCGGCCCTCGAACACCAGGATCGACTCGTCGACGCCGGCGGTCTTCACCACGCAGCCATCCACGGCGATGTTGCCCTTGAGCACGGCGAGGCCGCCCTCCCGGGAGAAGGCATGCTCCAGGTCGCGGATGCAGCCGGTGGCGCGGTCGCCGTCGAGGCTCGGCCAGCGCGCGCTCTGGGAGAAGGCGGTCTGGGTGGGGATGCCGCCCGGGCCGGCCTTGTAGAACTCGACCGTCTCGGCGCTCGGCGAGCGCATGATGTCCCACGCCTCCAGCGCCTCGGCGAGGCTGTCGCCGTAGACGGTGGGCACCCGGGCATCGAGCACCCCGGCGCGGTCGAGCTCGCCGAGGATCGCCATGATGCCGCCGGCGCGATGGACGTCCTCGATGTGGTACTTCTGGGTGTTGGGGGCCACCTTGCACAGCTGCGGCACCTCGCGGGAGAGGCGGTCGATGTCGACCATGTCGAAGTCGACCTCGGCCTCCTGGGCGGCGGCCAGCAGGTGCAGGATGGTATTGGTGGAGCCGCCCATGGCGATGTCCAGGGTCATGGCGTTCCTGAAGGCCGCCTTGGAACCGATGGCGCGGGGCAGCAGGTGCGCCTCGTCGTTCTCGTAGTAGCGCTTGGCCAGCTCGACGATGCGGTGCCCCGCGGTCTCGAACAGCCGGCGGCGATCGGCGTGGGTGGCCACCACGGTGCCGTTGCCCGGCAGCGCCAGCCCCAGCGCCTCCATCAGGCAGTTCATGGAGTTGGCGGTGAACATCCCGGAGCAGCTGCCGCAGGTCGGACAGGCGCTGCGCTCCACCTCGGCCAGGGTCTCGTCATCGACGCTGTCGTCGGCGGCCATGACCATGGCGTCGACCAGGTCGAGGCCGTGGTCCAGGAGCTTGGTCTTGCCCGCCTCCATGGGCCCGCCGGAGACGAAGATCACCGGCACGTTGAGGCGCATGGCGGCCATCAGCATCCCGGGGGTGATCTTGTCGCAGTTGGAGATGCACACCAGGGCGTCGGCACAGTGGGCGTTGACCATGTACTCGACGCTGTCGGCGATCAGGTCGCGGCTCGGCAGCGAGTAGAGCATGCCGTCGTGGCCCATGGCGATGCCGTCATCCACGGCGATGGTGTTGAACTCCTTGGCCACCCCGCCGGCCTTCTCGATCTCCCGAGCCACCAGCTGGCCCATGTCCTTCAGATGCACGTGGCCGGGCACGAACTGGGTGAAGGAGTTGGCCACGGCGATGATCGGCTTGTGGAAGTCGTCGTCCTTCATGCCGGTGGCACGCCACAGGGCGCGGGCGCCGGCCATGTTGCGACCGGCGGTGGTGGTGCGGGAGCGGTACTCGGGCATGGTGTCCTCTTCTTCTCTCGTGCATGCCGCCCTCGCCTCCTCGCCGTGGGAGGAGCCCGGGGCGGTTCTCGTGTGTCCAGGAGGAGGATTCTGTCACGCGCCCGGCGCGCAGGCCAGCGCTCCGGGCCCGCCCGTCAGCAGGGCGATCGCTGCAGGACCTGAGGAGGAGCGCCGGGGACAGGTCGAAGAGGGGGTCCTGCGCCATGGATGGCGTCGGTAGCGCCCAGGGAAGGGTTTACAGCGCCCCCTCCTAGACCTGTCGCCGGATCAGCCCCAAGCAATAACGCTGACTGCGATAGCCCCGGGCCCGTCAGGCGCCGCCCACGAGCCGGCCGCCCTCGAGCCGGGCGCATCGGTCGGCCAGCGCCTCGAGGTCGTCGCGGTCGTGGCTGACCAGCAGCACCGCGGCGCCCGCGGCCTTCTGGCGGCGCACCAGGTCCCAGAGCCCCGCGCGGGTCGCCTCGTCGAGGCCCGTGAAGGGCTCGTCGAGCAGCAGGATCTGTGATCCGCGCAGCAGGGCGCGCAGCAGCGCCACCCGCTGGCGCTGGCCGCCGGAGAGCTCCGCGGGCAGCCGGTCATGGAGTCCCGCGAGCCCCACCTCGGCGAGCCCCTCCCGGACCCGGGCCTGCTGGGCCGGGGTGAGGCGCATGTCCGGCGCCAGGCCCAGCCCCACGTTGAGCCACACCGGCAGCTGGTCGAAGAGGTTGTGCTCCTGGAAGACGGTGGTGATGCCGCGCTCCCAGGGCGGCCGCGCTAGCAGGTCCTCGTCCTGCCAGGCGAGGGCCCCGCCGGCCGGCTCGAGAAACCCCGCCAGCAGCCCGAGCAGGGTGCTCTTGCCGGCGCCGGAGGGCCCCGCCACCGACAGGCACTCCCCGGGGGCGAGCCGGAAGTCGAAGCGGAAGTCCGGCATCTCGCCGGGCTCGCTGTGGTCGTAGTGGAAGCTCAGGTCACGGCACTCGAGCATGGCGCTCCTCGCGGGCGAAACGGGTCCAGGGATAGCGGGGCGGGCGCCGGGTGGCGAGGCCCAGCAACACGAAGACCAGCACCACCAGCGACAGCAGCAGCAGCGCGGTGGCGGCGGCGCCCTGCCAGCGGTAGCCGCCGAGCTGCTGGAAGAGCAGCATCGGCAGGGTCGGCGCCGAGGGGCTGCCGAACAGCGCGATCACGCTGAAGTCGCCCAGCGACAGGGTCATGGCGTAGGCCAGCGCGAGGGCCAGGGGACGGCGCAGGCGCGGCCAGACCAGCCAGCGCAGCCGCACCCGCCCGCGGATGCCGAACTGGTCGGCCAGGCGCACCTCGGGCGCCGAGAGCCCGGGCAGCGCGCCGCGGATCACCTGCATGGCGAAGGGCAGCGCCATGAAGGCATTGACCAGCACCACCAGGCCGTAGCCCTGCCAGCCGCTGCCGAGCGTCGGGCGCAGCAGCAGGAAGAGCCCGGTGCCGAGCACCAGGGCGGGAATCACCAGGATCAGCTGGCCGCCACCCTCCATCAAGAGCGCCGCCGCGGCGTGGCGCCGGGCCTTGAGCCAGCGGCTGCCGACGAGCAGCGCGAGGGCCAGCGCCAGCGCCCCGGCCGCCGCGCCGAGGGCCATCACCAGGCTGCGCGCCGCGGCGGCCCACAGGCTCGCCTGGCGGGGCAGCTCCGGCAGCCCGGCCAGGCCCGCCAGCACCACGGCGGCCAGCGGCGGCAGCAGCAGCGCCGCCAGCGCGGTGAGCCAGGCGGCATCGGTGAGGCGCGAGAGGCCCAGGGCATCGCGGCGACGCCAGCGCCCGCCGGAAGGCAGCGCGACCTGGCCCACCACCAGCGAGGGCGTGCCGCCCCGGGAGAGCGCGAGCAGCCACAGCGAGAGGCAGATGATCAGCTGGGTCAGCGCCAGCAGGGCCGCCAGGGCCAGGTCGTGATCGAACTTCAGCGCCTGGTAGAGCGCCACCTCCAGGGTCGAGGAACGCGGCCCGCCGCCCAGCGTCATGACGATGGCGAAGCTGGTGAAACAGAGCGTGAACACCAGCGCCGCGAGCCTCGGCAGCAGGGGTTTCAGCCGCGGCCACTCGAGGGTGCGCCACAGCGCCCCCCGGGTCAGGCCGAGCTGGGAGGCGAGGCGCCAGTGGGCCGCGGGCGCCGTCTCCAGCGCCTGCAGCATCAGCCGGGCGGCGAGCGGCAGGTTGTAGAAGACATGGGCCAGCACGATGCCCGAGAGGCCGTAGAGGTAGCCCGACTCCGTCCCGACGAGCCCCTCCCAGAGCGGCGCCGCCCAGCCGCGCCGGCCGTGCACGGCCACCAGGCCGAACAGGCCGATCAGCGTGGGCAGCACCAGCGAGAGCTCCATGGCCCGCAGCAAGAGGCCGCGCCCCGGGAAGCGCGGGCGCCGCGCCAGGGCCAGCGCCACCGGCACGGCGAGCCCCACGGCGAGCAGGGTCGAGAGGGTCGCCTGTAAGAGGGTGAAGCGCAGCACCGCGGCGAGCCACGGCTCCTGCCAGAGCGCCGCCGGCTGCACGCCCCGGGCCTGCCACAGCAGCGCCCCGAGGCTGCCGAGCCCGAGCCCCGCCACCGCCGCGAGGGCGGCGAGGCCGAGCCCCGGCGCCCAGCGCGAGCGGCGCTCCCAGCGCAGGGTCGTCGTCGCGCCGCTCACCGGACGCTGGCGTTGAGCCACTCGCGGATCCACTCCCGGCGGTTTGCGCGGACCTCTTCGGGCGTGAAGGTGAGGCTCTCGGGCTCGATCAGCCGGTCGAAGACCTCGGGCAGCTCGTCGCCCAGGTCGATGGCCGGGTTCATGACGTTGCCCAGCGGGATATGGCGCTGGAAGGCCGGCGTCAGCATGAAGGCGAGGAAGTCGCGGGCCAGCTCGGGCCGCTCGGTGGTGCGCAGCATCGCCGCGGTCTCGACCTGCAGGTAGTGGCCCTCCTCGAACTCGGCGGCCTGGTAGCGGTCGGTCTCCTCCACCGCCATGTGGTAGGCCGGCGAGGTGGCATACGACAGCACCATGGGCGCCTCGCCGTTCATGAACAGCGAGAAGTAGGCCTGGCTCCAGCCGTTGGTAACGGCGAGCGTGCGCTCGTTGAGTCGCGCCCAGACCTCGGGGGCCCGGTCGCCGTAGAGCTTTCGGATCCACAGCATCAGCCCCTGGCCGGTGACGCTTGTGCGCGGGTCCTGGAGGATCACCTGGACGTCCTCGGGGGCCGCGAGCAGTGCCTCGAAGCTGCCGGGCGGCGTCTCGAGCTGCTCGGTGTCGTAGACGAAGGCGAAATGGCCCCAGTCGTAGGGCAGGAAGGTGTCGTCCTCCCACTCGATGGGCAGGTCGAGGGCGTCGGCGTCGACGCCGTGGGGGGCCAGCAGGTCGAGCGCCCGCGCCTCGGCCATCAGGTTCATGTCCAGGCCCAGCACCAGGTCCGCCCGGCTGCCCTCCCCCTCCAGGCGCAGGCGCTGGAGGATATCGACGCCGCCGGGCAGGGCCACGAACTCCAGATCGCAGTCACCGCAGCGCGCCTCGAAGGCCTCCTCGATGCCGGGACCGGGGCCCCACTCGGAGACGAAGGAGTCATAGGTGTAGACGGTCAGGGTCGGGGCGGCCTGGAGCGAGCCGGCGGCCGCGAGCGCCGCGAGCGACGCGCCGGCGGCATGAACCTTGGAGGGCATGGGCGTTCCTTGTTGTTCATGGAAAAACGACGCACCCGCCATTATGCCATGGCGGGTGCGTGCGGGAGACTCTAGCCGGGTCAAGGGCATGGCAATCGCAGCTGGATCCGACGAGGGGCGCCGGGGACAGGTCGAAGAGGGGGTCCTACGCCAGGGATGGCGTAGGTAGCGCCCAGGGAGGGGTTCACAGCGCCCCCTCAAAGACCTGTCGACGGATCAGCCCCAAGCGATAACGCTGACTGCAATTGCCCTGAAGTCGAGGGTCAGTCGAAGACGACCTTGGCCACGTCGCGATAGCGCCCGGCGAAGTGCACCGTCAGCCCCTCCTTGAGGTAGTCGGGCAGCTCGTCATAGTCGCGGCGATTGGCCTCGGGCAGGATCAGTTCGAAGATGTCGCTGCGCCGGGCGGCGATCACCTTCTCGCGGATGCCGCCCACCGGCAGTACCTGGCCGGTCAGGGTCAGCTCGCCGGTCATCGCCAGCGGCCGATCCAGGGCCTGGTGGCGGGCCAGGGAGAGCAGCGCCGTGGTCATGGTCACCCCGGCCGAGGGGCCGTCCTTGGGCGTCGCGCCCTCCGGCACGTGTAGATGAACGAAGGCCGAGTCGAAGAAGTCCGGATCGGCGCCGTAGTCGCCGAGGTGGCCGAGCACGTAGCTGTAGGCGATGTTGGCCGACTCCTTCATGACGTCGCCGAGCTGGCCGGTAAGCTTGAAGCCGCGATCCAGGGCGTGCACCTTGCCGGCCTCCACGGAGAGCGTGGCGCCGCCCATGGAGGTCCAGGCCAGCCCGGTGACCACGCCCTCGCCCTTCATCACCTGCTCCTTGCGGAAGATCGGCGGGCCGAGGTAGGTCTCGAGGTTGTTGACCGAGACCCGCACCGACTGCTGCTCGTCCTCGAGCAGCTTGACCGCCGCCTTGCGCACGATGCGGTGCAGCTGCTTCTCGAGCTGGCGCACCCCGGCCTCCCGGGCGTAGCCCTCGATCACCTGGCGCAGCGCCGCGTCGGTGAGGTTGATGCGCTTCTTGGGGATGCGGTCGCGCTTCAGGAGCTTCGGCCACAGGAAGTGCTTGGCGATGGCCACCTTCTCCTCGGCGATGTAGCCCGAGAGGCGGATCTGCTCCATGCGGTCGAGCAGCGCCGGGGGGATCGAGTCCAGGGTGTTGGCGGTGCAGACGAAGAGCACCTTGGAGAGATCCAGGCGCACGTCGAGGTAGTGATCCAGGAAGTCGACGTTCTGCTCCGGGTCGAGCACCTCGAGCAGCGCCGAGGCCGGGTCGCCCTGGAAGGACTGGCCCATCTTGTCGATCTCGTCGAGCATGATCACCGGGTTCTCGACCTCGACCTCCTTGAGCGCCTGGACCAGCTTGCCGGGCATGGCGCCGATGTAGGTGCGCCGGTGGCCCTTAATCTCGGCCTCATCGCGCATGCCGCCCACCGAGAAGCGGTAGAACTCGCGGCCCAGGGCGTCGGCGATGGAGCGCCCCACCGAGGTCTTGCCGACGCCCGGCGGGCCGACCAGCAGCAGGATCGAGCCGCCCACGTCGCCCTTGAAGGTGCCCTCGGCGAGGAACTCGACGATGCGCTCCTTGACGTCGTTCAGGCCGTCGTGGTCGCGGTCGAGCACCGTGCGGGCATGGGCGAGGTCGAGCTGGTCCTGGCTGTTCACGCCCCAGGGCATGGCGGTGAGCCAGTCGAGGTAGTTGCGGGTGGTGCCGTACTCGGGCGAGCCGGTCTCCAGCACCGAGAGCTTGTCGAGCTCGTCGTCGATGCGCTCCATGACCCGCTCGGGCACCACCCGGCCCTCGAGGCGCGCCCGGAAGGTGTCGACGTCGTTCTCTCGATCGTCCTTAGAGATACCGAGCTCGCGCTGGATCACCTTGAGCTGCTCGCGCAGGAAGAACTCCCGCTGGCGCTCCTGCATCTGGGCGTTGACCTGCTCGCTGATCTCGCTCTGCAGTTGGGCGACGTCGATCTCCTTGCGCAGCAGCGGCAGCACCTTCTGCATGCGCGCCATCACCGGCAGGGTCGAAAGCACGTCCTGCAGCTCCGGCCCCTTGGCCGAGGTGATCGCCGCGGCGAAGTCGGTCAGCGGCCCCGGCTCGTGGGGGCTGAAGCGGTTGAGGTAGTGCTTGAGCTCCTCACCGTAGAGCGGGTTGATCGGCAGGAGCTCCTTGATGCCGTTGATCAGCGCCATGGCGTAGGCGCGGGTCTCGTCGTCCTCGGCGTCCACCGGCTCGCGGGGGTAGCTCACCTCGACCAGGTAGGGCGGCTCCTTGGAGAGCCAGCGCGTGATGCGAAAGCGGCGCATGCCCTGGGCGATGAACTGGATCTGCTTGTCCTCGCCCTGCAGCTTGTGGACCCGCACCGCGGTGCCGATCTCGGGGAAGTCCTCGCCGCCCAGGTCCTCGACGCCGGTCTCGCCGACGAAGGCCAGGCCGACGGTGCGATGGGGCGTGTCGCCGACCCGGCGGATGGTCTCCTCCCAGCGCTCGCGGTTGATCACCAGCGGCTGGACCTGGGCGGGGAAGAAGGGCCGGTTGTGGATCGGCAGCAGGTAGATGCGCTCGGGCAGCGAGTCGCTGGCCGGCACTACCGAGTGGTGCCCCTCGGTGCCGGGCAGGTCGTCATCGAAGGTCTCGTCGTCACTGGCGTGGATCCAGTCCAGGCCATCCTGCATCTCGTGGTCGTCGCTCATGCGGTCCTCGTCCTGACTCGTCGGGAAGATCCCGGGGCTGCCTTGAGGGATGCGGGCAGCGGGGCGCGACTTCAAGTCACTGACGCCGTTCGAGGATCGGCGGCAGCGGCCGGCCGTTGATCCTGACTCGTCCGCGCACCAGGTCGATCGCCAGGTCCTCGGTGCCCAGCGGCAGGCCGAGCCACAGCGCCACCACCGGGGGCACCTGGTCCCAGGTCACGTCGCCGTAGAGACGCTCGCGCCAGCGGGCCTGCTCCTCGGGGTCGTCCAGCGCGGCCAGGTCCAGCGCCTCGAGGTCGTCGGCATCGAAGAACAGGGCGCCGTCGCCCCGAGCATCCAGCCCCAGCATCGGGCTGTCGAGGTCGACCGTGTGGAGATCCAGCCGCGGGGCGTCCGCGAGCAGGCCGAGCAGGTCGGGTTCCAGGCGCGCCAGCAGCGCGCCCGACTCGCGATCGGTCTCGCCGCGGGCCGCCTCGTCGCGCAGCACGGCGAGCACCCGGCGCAGCGCATCGGCGTTGATCCGCGAGAGCTCCGCGGCGAGGCGGCCGGTGAGCAGCACCTCGTCGGCGGCCATCAACCGGTCGAGGGTCAGCTCGCTCTGGATGCGCAGCTCCGCCTCGTCGAGGGTGGTGCGGCTGTGCAGCACCAGGCCGCTGGCGTCCAGCGCGAGGTCGGGCTGGCGCCAGGCGAGCCCCTGCACCTTGAGCAGGTCCTGCTGGGTAAAGTGGTAGGCGCCCTCGGTATAGGCGTAGCGACTCTCCAGGGTGATGGGGCCGGCCTCGAGGGTGGTCTCGCCATCGCTGAGCCGCCAGGGCGCGAGGTCGGCCTGGAGCCGCCAGTCGCCGTAGACGCCCCGGAAGGTGACATCGCCGCCGCGAAACGCCAGCGCGCGCTCCTCCTGGCTGACGATGAAGGGCGAGAGCGAGAGACGCCCCCGCAGGGTCGCGCCGAGGGTATGGTAGCGGGCCTGCCAGCGCGGCGGGCGGGAGGGCAGCAGGTCGCCGAACAGCCGGCGGTCGCTGCGCCCGACATAGGGCTTGAGGGTGCCGTCGATGCGCGTATTGATCACCCCGTGGCGCGCCTCGTAGGGCAGCGCCAGGTGCCAGGCGCGGCCGAAGCGGGGCGTCAGGTGGAGGGTGCCGCTGGATTCGAGCCAGCCGCGCTCGACGTCGGTCCGCTCGACCAGCAGGTCGCCCCGGGCGCCGAGATCCTCGAGGGCCCGGGCCAGCTCACGCTCGAAGAGCAGGCTGGCGATGGCCTGGGCCGCGGCCCAGAGCAGCGCCAGCCCCACCACCACCGGGACGATCAGTCGTTCCTTGCGCATCATGACCTTCCTTGTCCGCGCCCGGCGCACCGCAGGGCAGCGCGCCCGCGGCGCGGCGACTCAGTGGAGCCAGAACCACAGGTGCATGGTACTCCATGCGTAGGCCGCGGCGAGGACATCGTCGATCATGATGCCGAAGCCGCCGGCGACCCGGCGATCCGCCCAGCGGATCGGCCAGGGCTTGAAGACGTCGAAGATGCGGAACACCGCGAACCCCCACAGCGCCGCCTCCCAGGAGAAGGGCACGGCGGCCATGGTCAGCCAGTAGCCGACAAACTCGTCCCAGACGATGCCGGAGTGGTCGTGGACGCCCAGGTCGTGGGAGGTCTTGTCGCAGAGCCAGATGCCCCACAGGAAGGTGACCGCCACCAGGCCCAGGTACCAGCCCAGCGGCAGCTCGGACATCAGCCAGTAGAAGGGAATGGCGGCCAGGGTGCCGAAGGTGCCGGGGGCGAAGGGCACGGT includes the following:
- the hslR gene encoding ribosome-associated heat shock protein Hsp15, which gives rise to MSSVRLDKWLWAARFFKTRALAKKAIEGGKVHYNGGRAKTSKGVEVGALIRVPQGWDTLEVEVVGLSEQRRGAPEARALYRETDDSAARREREAEARRLTNQAMQHPLKRPDKKQRREIKRFQERGGE
- the yrfG gene encoding GMP/IMP nucleotidase; this encodes MIDWRAIDTVLLDMDGTLLDLHFDSHFWLEHLPRRYVELHRLDDSTQDEIRARIIREQGTLNWYSLAYWSRELGVDVVALKREVQHLIGLRGDALDFLRWLKAAHPRVVLATNADRESLALKLPLTGLEEYLDAIVSSADLGVPKEEQGFWFALQEVEPFDPARTLFIDDNAAVLESAREFGIRHLLGIKQPDSGRPEKELEEFIALDRFARLLPEAYPPRHDVLAEGGRE
- the nudE gene encoding ADP compounds hydrolase NudE, yielding MSDPHDSGHHWPTRPHILDRRSVARSRLFHVEELDLRFANGAERTFERLTGSGQGVGAVMIVAMPDPEHVLLIREYAAGFEEYVLTLPKGLVDPGEDLVTAANRELMEECGFGAHRIEPLVELSLAPNYMRHRMQVLLATDLYPKRLPGDEPEPLIVETHAIDELSGLLAREDFHEARAIAALFIARDKLRSEAPDDTGLW
- a CDS encoding oxidoreductase, yielding MKTQTIGVGLVGFGLAGRTFHAPLIQASPSLELNAVVSRDAERVGADLPAVEVLPKAAALFARRDIDLVVIATPNETHFPLAKAALNAGKHVVIDKPFSVTASEARLLKAQADRADRLLSVFHNRRWDSDFLTLRSLIDDGALGRVVSLESRFDRFRPHVTDRWRDRHQPGAGIWYDLGPHLLDQARELFGMPRAILLELATAREGAEVDDDFLALLEYDRLRVTLQASSLVAEPTPRFRVHGTRGSFVKYGRDPQEGWLKAGQRPTPGWGLDASPGTLTLDEGEGGQEAAALVSREAPVVPGDYTAYYDGIAETLLRGTPPPVTGESALEVMTLLETGLDSYRQGRWVKLKEGGSKRRRLHSR
- the ilvD gene encoding dihydroxy-acid dehydratase; translation: MPEYRSRTTTAGRNMAGARALWRATGMKDDDFHKPIIAVANSFTQFVPGHVHLKDMGQLVAREIEKAGGVAKEFNTIAVDDGIAMGHDGMLYSLPSRDLIADSVEYMVNAHCADALVCISNCDKITPGMLMAAMRLNVPVIFVSGGPMEAGKTKLLDHGLDLVDAMVMAADDSVDDETLAEVERSACPTCGSCSGMFTANSMNCLMEALGLALPGNGTVVATHADRRRLFETAGHRIVELAKRYYENDEAHLLPRAIGSKAAFRNAMTLDIAMGGSTNTILHLLAAAQEAEVDFDMVDIDRLSREVPQLCKVAPNTQKYHIEDVHRAGGIMAILGELDRAGVLDARVPTVYGDSLAEALEAWDIMRSPSAETVEFYKAGPGGIPTQTAFSQSARWPSLDGDRATGCIRDLEHAFSREGGLAVLKGNIAVDGCVVKTAGVDESILVFEGRAHVVESQDQAVADILADRVSEGDVVVIRYEGPKGGPGMQEMLYPTSYLKSKGLGKACALLTDGRFSGGTSGLSIGHVSPEAAAGGAIGLVENGDRIRIDIPNRTIDVLLSDEALAERREAQEARGRDAWKPSIQRVRKVSAALKAYALLATSADKGAVRDLTKLD
- a CDS encoding ATP-binding cassette domain-containing protein, translated to MLECRDLSFHYDHSEPGEMPDFRFDFRLAPGECLSVAGPSGAGKSTLLGLLAGFLEPAGGALAWQDEDLLARPPWERGITTVFQEHNLFDQLPVWLNVGLGLAPDMRLTPAQQARVREGLAEVGLAGLHDRLPAELSGGQRQRVALLRALLRGSQILLLDEPFTGLDEATRAGLWDLVRRQKAAGAAVLLVSHDRDDLEALADRCARLEGGRLVGGA
- the thiP gene encoding thiamine/thiamine pyrophosphate ABC transporter permease is translated as MAQRQRPVSGATTTLRWERRSRWAPGLGLAALAAVAGLGLGSLGALLWQARGVQPAALWQEPWLAAVLRFTLLQATLSTLLAVGLAVPVALALARRPRFPGRGLLLRAMELSLVLPTLIGLFGLVAVHGRRGWAAPLWEGLVGTESGYLYGLSGIVLAHVFYNLPLAARLMLQALETAPAAHWRLASQLGLTRGALWRTLEWPRLKPLLPRLAALVFTLCFTSFAIVMTLGGGPRSSTLEVALYQALKFDHDLALAALLALTQLIICLSLWLLALSRGGTPSLVVGQVALPSGGRWRRRDALGLSRLTDAAWLTALAALLLPPLAAVVLAGLAGLPELPRQASLWAAAARSLVMALGAAAGALALALALLVGSRWLKARRHAAAALLMEGGGQLILVIPALVLGTGLFLLLRPTLGSGWQGYGLVVLVNAFMALPFAMQVIRGALPGLSAPEVRLADQFGIRGRVRLRWLVWPRLRRPLALALAYAMTLSLGDFSVIALFGSPSAPTLPMLLFQQLGGYRWQGAAATALLLLSLVVLVFVLLGLATRRPPRYPWTRFAREERHARVP
- the thiB gene encoding thiamine ABC transporter substrate binding subunit, with the translated sequence MPSKVHAAGASLAALAAAGSLQAAPTLTVYTYDSFVSEWGPGPGIEEAFEARCGDCDLEFVALPGGVDILQRLRLEGEGSRADLVLGLDMNLMAEARALDLLAPHGVDADALDLPIEWEDDTFLPYDWGHFAFVYDTEQLETPPGSFEALLAAPEDVQVILQDPRTSVTGQGLMLWIRKLYGDRAPEVWARLNERTLAVTNGWSQAYFSLFMNGEAPMVLSYATSPAYHMAVEETDRYQAAEFEEGHYLQVETAAMLRTTERPELARDFLAFMLTPAFQRHIPLGNVMNPAIDLGDELPEVFDRLIEPESLTFTPEEVRANRREWIREWLNASVR